A window from Sinanaerobacter sp. ZZT-01 encodes these proteins:
- the rplP gene encoding 50S ribosomal protein L16: protein MLMPKRVKRRRVHRGRMKGVATKGNTITYGVYGLVAQECGWIRSNQIEAARIAMTRSIKRGGKVYIKIFPHKSVTKKPAEVRMGSGKGAPEYWVAVVKPGRVMFEIEGVSEAAAREAMRLAMHKLPVKCKFAIKGQELAEGGEA from the coding sequence ATGTTAATGCCAAAAAGAGTAAAACGTCGTAGAGTCCACAGAGGAAGAATGAAGGGCGTAGCAACCAAGGGAAATACCATCACTTATGGTGTGTATGGATTAGTTGCACAAGAATGTGGTTGGATTCGTTCGAATCAAATAGAAGCCGCTCGTATCGCGATGACAAGATCCATCAAGAGAGGCGGAAAAGTATACATTAAAATTTTCCCGCATAAGTCCGTAACAAAGAAACCGGCGGAAGTACGTATGGGTTCCGGTAAAGGTGCTCCTGAGTATTGGGTAGCTGTTGTAAAGCCGGGCAGAGTTATGTTTGAAATTGAGGGTGTATCGGAAGCCGCTGCAAGAGAAGCAATGCGTCTTGCAATGCATAAGCTTCCTGTAAAGTGTAAATTTGCCATCAAAGGCCAAGAGTTAGCAGAAGGTGGTGAAGCGTAA
- the rplV gene encoding 50S ribosomal protein L22, translating to MEAKAVAKYVRMSPIKLKPITDLVRGKSLQEALTILKFTPGKGAELVENVVKSAAANAENNHDMDVDKLFVAEVYAHQGPTMKRWRAGSQGRASVILKRSSHIGVTLKER from the coding sequence ATGGAAGCAAAAGCAGTTGCAAAATACGTTAGAATGTCTCCGATTAAGCTTAAGCCTATTACTGACCTAGTAAGAGGAAAAAGCCTTCAGGAGGCGCTGACTATTTTAAAATTCACTCCGGGTAAAGGTGCGGAGTTAGTAGAGAATGTAGTAAAATCTGCAGCAGCAAACGCAGAAAACAATCATGATATGGACGTCGATAAGCTTTTTGTTGCTGAAGTGTATGCACATCAGGGACCTACCATGAAGAGATGGAGAGCGGGATCTCAGGGACGTGCATCCGTTATTCTTAAGAGAAGCAGCCACATTGGCGTAACACTAAAGGAAAGATAA
- the rplR gene encoding 50S ribosomal protein L18, with the protein MAKKDSRNDRRLARHARVRKDVSGTPERPRMCVHRSIKNISVQIIDDVAGKTLAAASSLDKDIKAQAAYGGNKEAAKLVGAAIAKRALEQGIETVCFDRGGFLYHGRVKELADGAREAGLKF; encoded by the coding sequence ATGGCAAAGAAAGATAGTAGAAATGATAGACGTCTGGCAAGACATGCCAGAGTTAGAAAAGATGTATCTGGAACTCCTGAAAGACCAAGAATGTGCGTGCATAGAAGCATAAAGAACATTTCCGTGCAGATCATTGATGATGTTGCAGGAAAGACTTTAGCAGCGGCCTCTTCTTTGGATAAGGATATCAAAGCACAGGCTGCTTATGGTGGAAACAAAGAAGCTGCAAAGCTTGTAGGTGCTGCAATTGCAAAGAGAGCTTTAGAGCAAGGTATCGAAACAGTATGCTTCGATAGAGGTGGATTCTTGTATCACGGAAGAGTGAAAGAATTGGCTGATGGTGCTCGTGAAGCTGGACTCAAATTCTAA
- the rplD gene encoding 50S ribosomal protein L4: MATVTMLNMTGAETGKIELKDDIFGIEINEFAVHAVVKNYLANQRQGTQSAKTRAEVRGGGRKPFRQKGTGRGRQGSLTSPNHIGGGVVFAPKPRDYSYTLPKKVRRLAMKSALTSKVVENEIIVLDELKFDSPKTKEMIKVLENVKAAKKALIITGEKDENVIKSAANIPGVKTTMVSEMNVYEIVNYTSFIVTKDAINKIEEVYA, translated from the coding sequence ATGGCAACAGTAACTATGCTGAACATGACCGGAGCAGAGACCGGTAAGATTGAATTGAAAGATGATATCTTTGGAATAGAAATAAACGAGTTTGCGGTACACGCTGTCGTTAAAAATTATTTGGCAAATCAGCGACAAGGAACTCAATCTGCAAAGACGAGAGCTGAAGTTCGAGGAGGCGGAAGAAAGCCTTTCAGACAGAAGGGAACAGGCCGCGGCCGCCAGGGAAGCTTAACATCCCCGAATCATATCGGAGGCGGTGTGGTATTCGCACCAAAGCCAAGAGATTACAGTTATACATTACCTAAGAAAGTAAGAAGACTTGCAATGAAGTCTGCACTTACTTCTAAGGTGGTAGAAAATGAAATCATTGTTTTGGATGAATTAAAGTTTGATTCTCCAAAAACAAAAGAAATGATTAAAGTATTGGAAAATGTAAAAGCTGCAAAGAAAGCCTTAATTATCACAGGCGAGAAGGACGAGAATGTAATCAAGTCCGCAGCAAACATTCCTGGAGTTAAAACCACGATGGTATCCGAAATGAACGTATATGAGATTGTAAATTATACAAGCTTTATCGTTACGAAGGATGCGATTAACAAAATCGAGGAGGTGTACGCATAA
- the rpsQ gene encoding 30S ribosomal protein S17: MLDRNRRKTKVGFVTSDKMDKTIVVAVEQSVRHSLYGKSVKRTKKFKAHDEENECNIGDKVRIMETRPLSKDKRWRLVNVIEKVK, encoded by the coding sequence ATGTTAGACAGAAACAGAAGAAAGACAAAAGTTGGCTTCGTTACAAGTGACAAAATGGATAAGACGATCGTTGTCGCTGTGGAACAGTCCGTCAGACATTCCCTTTACGGAAAATCAGTAAAGAGAACGAAGAAATTTAAGGCACATGATGAAGAAAATGAGTGCAATATCGGTGATAAAGTAAGAATTATGGAAACAAGACCTCTCAGCAAGGATAAGAGATGGAGACTTGTAAACGTGATTGAGAAGGTAAAATAG
- the rpsS gene encoding 30S ribosomal protein S19, translating into MGRSLKKGPFVNAKLLKAIEAMNAVNEKKVLKTWSRPSTIFPQMVGHTIAVHDGKKHVPVYITEDMVGHRLGEFAPTRNYRGHAADKSSKVKR; encoded by the coding sequence ATGGGTAGATCGCTAAAAAAAGGCCCTTTCGTCAATGCAAAGCTTCTGAAAGCAATTGAAGCAATGAATGCAGTAAACGAAAAGAAGGTATTAAAGACATGGTCAAGACCATCAACTATATTTCCGCAGATGGTAGGACATACAATTGCTGTACACGATGGAAAGAAACATGTTCCGGTGTACATCACTGAAGATATGGTAGGACACAGACTCGGTGAGTTTGCACCTACAAGAAACTACAGAGGACATGCGGCAGATAAGTCTTCTAAGGTGAAAAGATAA
- the rpsH gene encoding 30S ribosomal protein S8, which produces MTMTDPIADMLTRIRNANTVGHATVDIPASKMKKAIAGILTEQGYIKGYDIIENEVQDVIRVQMKYGTDKERVISGIKKISKPGLKVYAKSGEVPKVLGGLGIAIISTSKGLISDKQARELGVGGEVICYVW; this is translated from the coding sequence ATGACTATGACAGATCCTATAGCAGATATGCTTACAAGAATCAGAAATGCCAATACTGTAGGACACGCTACTGTTGACATCCCTGCTTCTAAGATGAAAAAAGCGATTGCGGGAATTTTAACCGAGCAAGGTTATATTAAAGGATATGATATAATTGAGAACGAAGTTCAGGACGTAATTCGAGTTCAGATGAAATACGGTACTGATAAAGAAAGAGTAATTAGTGGAATTAAAAAGATCTCTAAACCGGGATTAAAAGTATATGCAAAGAGCGGAGAGGTGCCTAAGGTGCTTGGTGGCCTAGGAATTGCAATCATCTCTACATCTAAAGGATTAATCAGCGACAAGCAAGCGAGAGAACTTGGTGTCGGCGGCGAAGTAATTTGCTACGTTTGGTAA
- the rpmD gene encoding 50S ribosomal protein L30: protein MANKTVKITLIKSVIGASPAQRKVVEALGLRKIRHTVELPDTPQTRGAVAKVSHLLKVED from the coding sequence ATGGCTAATAAGACAGTGAAAATTACACTGATTAAGAGTGTAATCGGCGCTTCCCCTGCTCAGAGAAAAGTGGTAGAAGCGTTAGGACTAAGAAAAATTCGACATACAGTTGAGCTCCCAGATACACCGCAGACACGCGGAGCTGTAGCAAAAGTATCACATCTTTTAAAAGTAGAAGATTAA
- a CDS encoding N-acetylmuramoyl-L-alanine amidase family protein → MKEIQKFSLLRISVQFLLFILLLLISTTTASAIGAADGSDHKLTIDGNLIQTTVPPYIESGRSLVPARAVFEAIGATVEWSSDNPNHVGIAYANTQVSLTLNSSTAYVNGEEKTLEVPARLHNNSTMIPVRFVSEALSFGVGYDVDQRIIQLTSPKISQTTYGSIDKITYEDLQYFYRIAITSNDSIQTYQASTLSNPNRYVLDLTGFTLDSSVSEKILPPDVSNNAVFTAIRTSQFTPDTVRVVVDLLDKQTGSLTLSSDKKTLYIDFSKQYTSDAPVVPTKDPTTANGSPNKRPSTLNEVLILIDPGHGGIDPGSQGRSNGTVLLNEKDINLDVATRLNEKLSNAGFNTMMSRSGDHFVSASSKNAKEDLIARSDLANRSNITLVISIHNNSAAKAPSARGTETLYNETDEKSAYGISSKELATLIQKKMVSYAGTYNRGAKSRPDLSILRRTEMPAIIVEGAFLSNANDLQLMLTDTFRENYATAVSEAVVEYLSSLYQ, encoded by the coding sequence ATGAAAGAAATACAAAAATTTTCACTTCTGCGGATAAGTGTGCAGTTTTTACTGTTTATATTGCTACTTTTAATCAGTACGACAACTGCCTCCGCAATCGGGGCCGCCGATGGAAGCGACCACAAACTGACCATTGACGGAAATTTAATTCAAACCACAGTTCCACCTTACATAGAAAGTGGCAGGTCATTGGTCCCTGCAAGAGCTGTATTTGAAGCGATTGGCGCTACAGTAGAATGGTCCTCGGATAATCCCAACCATGTGGGCATCGCCTATGCAAATACGCAAGTAAGCCTTACTTTAAATTCTTCCACTGCATATGTAAATGGAGAAGAAAAAACTTTAGAGGTGCCTGCAAGACTTCATAATAACAGTACAATGATACCAGTTCGATTTGTATCAGAAGCTCTGTCTTTCGGTGTTGGCTACGATGTGGATCAGCGCATTATTCAACTGACTTCACCTAAAATTTCACAAACAACCTATGGTTCAATTGACAAGATAACTTATGAAGATCTTCAATATTTTTACCGTATTGCAATTACTTCAAATGATTCAATTCAAACCTATCAAGCTTCAACATTATCAAACCCTAATCGATATGTGCTTGACTTAACCGGATTTACTTTAGATTCCTCTGTCAGTGAGAAAATTCTTCCGCCAGATGTATCAAACAATGCGGTTTTTACTGCGATTCGAACTTCTCAATTTACGCCCGATACGGTACGAGTCGTTGTTGATTTACTGGATAAGCAGACGGGTTCTTTGACACTTTCATCTGACAAGAAAACTCTCTATATCGATTTTTCAAAGCAATATACGAGCGATGCTCCTGTAGTTCCTACTAAAGATCCGACCACAGCAAACGGCTCTCCAAACAAAAGGCCAAGTACTTTAAATGAGGTTCTTATTTTAATTGACCCTGGTCACGGCGGAATTGACCCCGGATCACAAGGACGTTCAAATGGAACAGTTCTATTAAATGAAAAAGACATCAATCTTGATGTCGCGACACGATTGAATGAAAAATTAAGTAATGCTGGTTTCAATACCATGATGTCTCGCAGTGGAGATCATTTTGTAAGTGCAAGCTCTAAAAATGCAAAGGAAGACCTTATTGCCCGCTCAGACTTAGCAAATCGTTCAAACATCACATTGGTCATTTCCATTCATAATAACTCAGCAGCAAAAGCACCAAGTGCACGCGGAACCGAAACGCTTTATAATGAGACAGACGAAAAGTCAGCTTATGGCATATCCAGTAAAGAACTAGCAACTTTAATACAAAAAAAGATGGTGAGCTATGCGGGCACTTATAATCGAGGCGCAAAAAGCCGGCCGGATCTCTCTATTCTTCGCCGTACAGAAATGCCTGCCATTATTGTTGAGGGTGCTTTTTTAAGCAATGCGAACGACTTACAGCTTATGCTTACGGATACATTTCGAGAAAACTATGCAACGGCTGTTTCCGAAGCAGTAGTTGAATATTTAAGTTCTCTTTATCAATAA
- the rpmC gene encoding 50S ribosomal protein L29: protein MKIENIRNMSEVELNAEVKKLKNELFNLRFQHVTGQLENPIKLRDIKKDIARVKTILREKQLKKVEG, encoded by the coding sequence ATGAAAATTGAAAACATTAGAAATATGTCTGAGGTTGAACTGAACGCAGAGGTAAAGAAGCTTAAGAACGAATTATTTAACTTAAGATTTCAGCATGTAACTGGTCAGTTAGAAAACCCTATTAAATTGAGAGATATCAAGAAAGATATTGCTCGCGTAAAGACAATCTTAAGAGAAAAACAGCTTAAGAAGGTAGAAGGTTAA
- the rplC gene encoding 50S ribosomal protein L3, with amino-acid sequence MKTILGKKVGMTQIFSEMGAAIPVTVIEAGPAVVTQIKTVETDGYNAVQIGFEDAKEQRLNKPAKGHFAKWQAPLKKHLTEIRLADDESYEAGQVITVADFEEGIKLDITGTSKGKGTQGNIKRHGHHRGPMTHGSKHKRLPGGLAAGTYPSRVFKGNEAPGRMGRETITVQNVELVKVIADRNVMLVKGAVPGRKGGLLRIQYAIKGQDK; translated from the coding sequence ATGAAAACAATCTTAGGGAAAAAAGTCGGAATGACACAAATTTTTTCTGAGATGGGTGCAGCAATTCCGGTAACTGTAATTGAAGCAGGACCGGCAGTAGTTACCCAGATCAAGACTGTTGAGACTGATGGCTATAATGCCGTGCAAATCGGCTTTGAAGATGCCAAAGAGCAAAGACTCAACAAGCCAGCAAAAGGACATTTTGCAAAATGGCAGGCGCCTTTAAAGAAGCATTTGACAGAAATCAGACTTGCTGATGATGAAAGCTATGAAGCTGGACAGGTGATTACCGTCGCTGACTTTGAAGAAGGTATAAAGCTTGACATCACCGGTACTTCAAAGGGTAAAGGTACCCAAGGTAATATTAAGAGACACGGACATCACAGAGGCCCGATGACTCATGGTTCTAAGCATAAGAGACTGCCAGGCGGTTTAGCTGCTGGTACGTATCCTTCCAGAGTATTTAAAGGAAACGAAGCACCTGGAAGAATGGGAAGAGAAACCATCACGGTTCAGAATGTAGAACTTGTTAAGGTAATTGCAGACAGAAATGTAATGCTTGTCAAGGGAGCGGTTCCCGGACGCAAAGGCGGATTGCTTCGCATTCAGTACGCAATTAAGGGACAGGACAAATAA
- the rplB gene encoding 50S ribosomal protein L2 — protein MGIKKYKPTSPGVRGMTVSTFEEITASTPEKSLTVTLKKNAGRNVRGKITVRHRGGGTRAKYRIIDFKRNKDAIPGTVATIEYDPNRSANIALIVYADGEKRYIIAPNKLKVGDVVFSGPESDIKNGNALPLKNIPVGTVIHCIELKAGKGAQLVRSAGNGAQLMAKEGDYCQVRLPSGEVRKIRMECRATIGEVGNLDHANIVIGKAGRKRHMGIRPTVRGSVMNPNDHPHGGGEGKAGIGRVSPVTPWGKPALGYKTRKKNKASNQYIVKKRNEK, from the coding sequence ATGGGAATCAAAAAGTATAAACCGACCTCTCCTGGAGTAAGAGGGATGACGGTTTCCACATTTGAAGAAATCACTGCAAGTACACCGGAAAAATCTTTGACGGTTACTTTAAAGAAAAATGCTGGAAGAAATGTAAGAGGAAAAATCACCGTTAGACATAGAGGCGGTGGCACAAGAGCAAAGTACAGAATTATTGATTTTAAGAGAAACAAAGATGCAATTCCTGGAACGGTTGCGACCATTGAATACGATCCAAACAGAAGTGCGAATATTGCATTGATTGTTTACGCAGATGGTGAAAAGAGATATATCATTGCGCCAAACAAGTTAAAAGTTGGTGATGTGGTTTTCTCCGGTCCAGAATCAGATATCAAGAATGGAAATGCACTGCCTCTTAAGAATATTCCAGTTGGTACCGTTATTCACTGCATTGAGCTGAAGGCTGGTAAAGGAGCACAGTTAGTTCGCTCCGCAGGAAATGGCGCACAACTGATGGCAAAGGAAGGCGATTACTGTCAGGTAAGACTGCCGTCCGGTGAAGTTCGAAAGATTAGAATGGAATGCAGAGCAACCATTGGTGAAGTTGGAAACTTGGATCATGCAAATATTGTGATTGGTAAAGCCGGTCGTAAAAGACACATGGGAATCCGCCCAACCGTCAGAGGTTCTGTAATGAACCCGAACGATCACCCTCATGGTGGTGGTGAAGGTAAAGCTGGTATTGGTCGTGTAAGTCCGGTTACTCCTTGGGGGAAACCTGCACTTGGTTACAAGACGAGAAAGAAGAATAAAGCTTCTAATCAATATATTGTTAAAAAACGCAACGAAAAATAG
- the rplF gene encoding 50S ribosomal protein L6 produces MSRIGKLPVTIPAGVEVKISDSNLVTVKGPKGELQEQISNLIKVEVKDGVLTVTRDNDAKEARSAHGLSRTLIQNMVAGVTNGFEKKLQLIGVGYKAEKKGNVLVLNLGYSHPIEMPDPEGIQTEVASPTELTVKGISKALVGNYAANIRKWRKPEPYKGKGVRYVDEVVRRKEGKAGAKKK; encoded by the coding sequence ATGTCAAGAATAGGCAAGCTCCCTGTAACGATTCCTGCTGGTGTCGAAGTAAAAATCAGTGACAGCAATCTTGTTACTGTAAAAGGACCAAAGGGAGAGCTGCAGGAGCAGATTAGCAATTTAATAAAAGTAGAAGTGAAGGACGGTGTATTAACCGTTACAAGAGATAACGATGCGAAGGAAGCAAGATCCGCACATGGACTTTCCAGAACATTGATTCAAAATATGGTCGCTGGAGTAACCAATGGATTTGAAAAGAAACTTCAATTGATTGGTGTTGGTTATAAGGCTGAGAAAAAAGGCAATGTACTTGTTCTTAATTTAGGATATTCACATCCAATCGAAATGCCGGATCCGGAAGGTATCCAGACGGAGGTTGCTTCTCCTACGGAACTTACGGTAAAGGGGATCAGCAAGGCACTTGTTGGAAACTACGCAGCAAACATCCGTAAATGGAGAAAGCCGGAACCTTACAAGGGAAAAGGCGTTCGTTATGTGGATGAAGTGGTACGTAGAAAAGAAGGCAAGGCCGGCGCTAAGAAAAAGTAG
- the rplN gene encoding 50S ribosomal protein L14, producing MIQPESRLKVADNSGAKELLCIRVLGGTSRKYANIGDIIVCAVKDATPGGVVKKGDVVRAVVVRTCKGARRIDGSYVKFDQNAAVIIKEDKNPVGTRIFGPVARELREKSFMKIVSLAPEVL from the coding sequence ATGATTCAGCCGGAAAGCAGATTAAAAGTTGCTGACAATTCAGGCGCTAAGGAATTATTGTGTATCCGTGTTCTCGGCGGAACGAGCCGTAAATACGCGAACATTGGCGATATTATCGTATGTGCCGTTAAAGATGCTACACCTGGAGGTGTTGTAAAAAAAGGTGACGTTGTAAGAGCCGTAGTTGTACGTACTTGCAAGGGAGCCAGAAGAATTGACGGCAGTTATGTGAAGTTTGATCAAAATGCAGCAGTAATTATCAAAGAAGATAAGAATCCTGTCGGGACTCGTATTTTCGGACCTGTTGCGAGAGAATTAAGAGAAAAGAGCTTCATGAAAATCGTGTCTTTGGCACCTGAAGTGCTTTAG
- the rplX gene encoding 50S ribosomal protein L24 — protein MQIRKDDTVLVITGKDKGKKGKVLKVFPKTERVIVEGINIQTKHQKQTRTAQSEIKHQEGSIHVSNVMYYDTKAKAPTRIGYKVENGHKKRVSKKTGQVLD, from the coding sequence ATGCAGATTAGAAAAGATGATACAGTATTAGTAATTACTGGTAAAGATAAAGGCAAAAAAGGTAAAGTCTTAAAGGTATTCCCTAAGACAGAAAGAGTCATCGTAGAAGGCATAAACATTCAGACAAAACATCAGAAGCAGACCAGAACGGCGCAGAGTGAGATCAAGCACCAGGAAGGTTCCATTCATGTTTCCAATGTGATGTACTACGATACAAAGGCCAAGGCTCCAACCAGAATTGGATACAAGGTTGAGAACGGGCATAAGAAGAGAGTATCCAAGAAAACGGGCCAGGTTTTGGACTAA
- the rplE gene encoding 50S ribosomal protein L5, giving the protein MAVRLRDKYKNEAFNGLMDKFKYKNVMEIPKLEKITINMGLGDSKDNTKLVEMAIDELALISGQKPVATKARKSIANFKLRQGMTIGAKVTLRGEKMYEFADKFFNIALPRVRDFKGVSKNSFDGRGNYSMGIKEQLIFPEIVYDKVEKIRGMNIVFTTTAKTDEEAQALLEMLGMPFEK; this is encoded by the coding sequence TTGGCAGTTAGACTAAGAGACAAATATAAGAATGAAGCATTTAATGGCTTAATGGATAAGTTTAAATACAAGAATGTTATGGAAATTCCTAAGCTTGAGAAAATCACCATTAATATGGGACTTGGAGATTCCAAAGACAATACAAAGTTGGTAGAAATGGCAATTGATGAATTGGCTTTAATCAGCGGACAGAAACCAGTTGCGACAAAAGCAAGAAAATCCATTGCTAACTTTAAGCTTAGACAAGGAATGACGATCGGTGCAAAAGTAACGTTAAGAGGCGAAAAAATGTATGAATTTGCGGATAAGTTTTTTAACATTGCACTTCCTCGCGTAAGAGACTTTAAAGGCGTGAGCAAAAACTCCTTTGATGGAAGAGGAAATTATTCCATGGGTATTAAGGAACAATTAATTTTCCCTGAAATTGTCTATGATAAAGTAGAGAAAATTAGGGGCATGAACATCGTATTCACAACAACGGCTAAGACGGACGAAGAAGCGCAAGCTCTTTTGGAAATGCTCGGCATGCCGTTTGAAAAGTAG
- the rpsJ gene encoding 30S ribosomal protein S10, with product MSNQKIRIKLKAYDHKSLDQSAAKIVETAKKTGAEVSGPIPLPTEKQVVTILRAVHKYKDSREQFEQRTHKRLIDILCPTPKTIDSLMKLDMPAGVDIEIKL from the coding sequence ATGAGCAATCAGAAAATCAGAATTAAATTAAAGGCTTATGATCACAAATCATTGGATCAGTCCGCAGCAAAAATTGTGGAGACAGCCAAGAAGACCGGAGCAGAAGTTTCCGGACCGATTCCACTGCCGACTGAAAAGCAGGTAGTGACAATCTTGAGAGCGGTTCATAAGTACAAGGACTCCAGAGAGCAGTTCGAACAGAGAACGCACAAAAGATTGATCGATATTTTATGCCCAACACCTAAAACCATTGATTCTTTGATGAAACTGGATATGCCAGCTGGTGTAGATATCGAAATTAAACTGTAA
- a CDS encoding type Z 30S ribosomal protein S14, whose product MAKTSLKVKQQRKAKYRTREYTRCRICGRPHAYLRKYGICRICFRELAYKGEIPGVRKASW is encoded by the coding sequence ATGGCAAAGACATCTCTCAAAGTAAAGCAACAGAGAAAAGCAAAATATCGTACACGGGAATACACTAGATGCAGAATCTGTGGAAGACCGCATGCTTATTTAAGAAAATACGGTATCTGCCGTATCTGTTTTAGAGAATTGGCTTATAAAGGAGAAATTCCTGGCGTAAGAAAAGCCAGCTGGTAG
- the rpsC gene encoding 30S ribosomal protein S3, with protein MGQKVSPHGLRVGVIKDWDSKWYADKKNFADYLVEDQKIREFVKKKLYAAGVSKIVIERAANNQLKISILTGKPGMVIGRGGDGIDQLKLAVEKLTKKTTQINIVEVRRTELDAQLTAESITQALEKRISFRRAMKQAIGRTMKAGAKGIKVVVSGRVGGAEIARSEKYSEGNVPLHTLRADIGYGFAEADTTYGKLGVKVWINHGEILTKGLKSNLPEDSGRPEGRRNNNRNNDRSRRDRGDRRNSRGDRDFKEEKKFVNPRKRPAKPAQPAPQAEVAVEEKAANVEE; from the coding sequence ATGGGTCAGAAAGTAAGTCCACATGGATTAAGAGTGGGCGTTATAAAAGACTGGGATTCCAAATGGTATGCAGATAAGAAAAACTTTGCTGATTATCTGGTAGAAGATCAGAAAATCAGAGAATTCGTGAAGAAAAAATTATATGCCGCTGGAGTTTCTAAAATAGTAATCGAAAGAGCAGCTAACAACCAGTTGAAAATTTCCATACTGACTGGTAAGCCGGGTATGGTAATTGGTCGTGGCGGAGATGGCATTGATCAGTTAAAGCTTGCAGTTGAAAAATTAACGAAGAAAACAACGCAGATCAATATTGTAGAAGTAAGAAGAACAGAACTTGATGCACAGTTGACAGCAGAAAGTATTACACAGGCTTTGGAAAAGAGAATTTCTTTCCGAAGAGCGATGAAGCAGGCAATCGGCAGAACGATGAAGGCCGGTGCAAAGGGAATTAAAGTTGTAGTTTCCGGACGTGTAGGCGGTGCAGAAATTGCAAGAAGTGAAAAATACAGCGAAGGTAACGTTCCTCTACACACATTGAGAGCAGATATCGGATATGGATTTGCAGAAGCAGATACCACTTATGGTAAGCTGGGTGTTAAGGTGTGGATTAATCATGGCGAGATTTTAACAAAAGGATTAAAGAGTAATTTACCGGAAGATTCCGGCAGACCGGAAGGGCGTAGAAATAATAATCGCAACAATGACAGATCAAGAAGAGATCGTGGCGATAGAAGAAATTCTAGAGGTGACAGAGACTTTAAAGAAGAAAAGAAGTTTGTAAACCCTAGAAAACGTCCTGCAAAGCCGGCACAGCCAGCACCACAAGCAGAAGTAGCGGTAGAAGAAAAAGCTGCAAATGTAGAAGAATAA
- the rpsE gene encoding 30S ribosomal protein S5, with protein MRNMIDASKLDLKESIVNIRRVAKVVKGGKNFRFSVTVVIGDGEGHVGCGLGKAQEIPEAVRKAIEDAKKNLIFVPMVGTTIPHRSLGIFGAGRVLIMPAAQGAGVIAGGSVRTVLEHAGLKDVRAKSIGSNNNGNMAYATVEGLRNLKTLDQVCRLRGKTKEEILG; from the coding sequence ATGCGAAATATGATTGATGCATCCAAGCTGGACTTAAAAGAATCGATCGTAAACATCAGAAGAGTTGCGAAGGTTGTAAAAGGCGGTAAAAACTTCAGATTCAGCGTAACGGTAGTAATCGGTGACGGTGAAGGTCATGTAGGCTGCGGTCTTGGAAAAGCTCAGGAAATTCCTGAAGCAGTAAGAAAAGCAATTGAAGATGCAAAAAAGAATTTAATTTTCGTTCCAATGGTTGGAACAACGATACCACATAGATCTTTAGGTATATTCGGAGCAGGAAGAGTATTGATTATGCCTGCTGCACAGGGTGCCGGAGTAATCGCTGGTGGTTCCGTTCGTACCGTTTTGGAACATGCTGGATTGAAAGATGTAAGAGCGAAATCAATTGGTTCTAATAACAATGGAAATATGGCTTACGCAACAGTAGAAGGGTTGAGAAATCTGAAAACACTTGATCAGGTATGCAGACTAAGAGGAAAAACAAAAGAAGAAATCTTAGGATAA
- the rplW gene encoding 50S ribosomal protein L23: MSTPYDVIIKPVISERSMDDAQEKKYTFKVAVDANKTQVKLAVEEIFGVEVEKVNIMNVNGKLKRMGRNVGRRAASKKAIVTLTDKSKEIEFFQGL; encoded by the coding sequence ATGTCAACGCCTTATGATGTAATTATAAAACCTGTTATCTCCGAAAGAAGTATGGATGATGCGCAGGAAAAGAAATATACGTTCAAGGTTGCGGTAGACGCAAATAAAACACAGGTTAAGCTGGCCGTTGAAGAGATCTTCGGAGTAGAAGTTGAAAAAGTCAACATCATGAACGTTAACGGTAAATTAAAGAGAATGGGAAGAAATGTAGGAAGACGTGCTGCTTCCAAGAAAGCAATCGTAACCCTTACAGATAAGAGTAAGGAAATCGAATTCTTCCAGGGCCTGTAA